A window of the Arachis duranensis cultivar V14167 chromosome 5, aradu.V14167.gnm2.J7QH, whole genome shotgun sequence genome harbors these coding sequences:
- the LOC107490050 gene encoding LOB domain-containing protein 25, with protein MASSSSSSSYSNSPCAACKFLRRKCLPDCIFAPYFPPEEPQKFANVHKIFGASNVSKLLNEVQPHQREDAVNSLAYEAEARIKDPVYGCVGAISVLQRQVIRLQKELDATNADLMRYCNEVPNPTLGRRNNHNNNNNNNNLGEGGGGSFYFPSSSSSAWNNDDTCGGGDGYHRG; from the coding sequence ATggcttcatcatcatcttcttcaagCTACTCAAATTCTCCATGTGCGGCATGCAAGTTCTTGAGAAGAAAATGCTTACCGGATTGCATTTTCGCGCCCTATTTCCCGCCGGAAGAGCCTCAAAAATTCGCAAACGTTCACAAGATCTTCGGCGCAAGCAATGTAAGCAAGCTTCTAAATGAAGTTCAGCCTCATCAAAGGGAAGACGCGGTGAATTCTCTTGCATATGAGGCTGAAGCAAGGATCAAGGATCCAGTTTATGGTTGTGTTGGTGCAATTTCAGTGCTCCAAAGACAAGTTATTAGGCTCCAAAAGGAGCTTGATGCCACAAATGCTGATTTGATGAGATATTGCAATGAAGTTCCTAACCCTACTTTAGGAAGAAggaataatcataataataacaacaataataataatttgggtgaaggaggtggtggttctttttatttcccttcttcttcttcttcagcttgGAACAATGATGATACTTGTGGTGGTGGGGATGGCTACCATAGAGGTTGA